Genomic segment of Streptomyces zhihengii:
GCACGTACTGCATGATGCCGCCGTTGCGGTAGTAGTCCGCCTCACCGGGGGTGTCGATGCGGACGACCGCGTCGAACTCCACGCCGGAGTCGGTGGTGACCTTCACCGTGCGCGGCGTGGTGCCGTCGTTGAGCTCGGTGACGCCGGAGATGGAGAAGGTCTCCTCGCCGGTCAGGCCGAGGGAGTCGGCCGAGGCGCCCTCCGGGAACTGGAGCGGCAGGACGCCCATGCCGATGAGGTTCGAGCGGTGGATGCGCTCGTAGGACTCGGCGACGACGGCCTTGACGCCGAGGAGCGCGGTGCCCTTGGCGGCCCAGTCACGGGACGAGCCGGAGCCGTACTCCTTGCCGGCCAGGATGACCAGCGGGGTGCCGGCGGCCTGGTAGTTCTGCGAGGCGTCGTAGATGAACGACACCGGGCCGTCCGCCTGCGTGAAGTCGCGGGTGAAGCCGCCCTCGGTGCCCGGCGCGATCTGGTTGCGCAGGCGGATGTTGGCGAACGTGCCGCGGATCATGACCTCGTGGTTGCCACGGCGGGAGCCGTAGGAGTTGAAGTCGCGGCGCTCGACGCCGTGCTCCGTGAGGTACTTGCCGGCCGGGGTGTCGGCCTTGATCGCACCGGCCGGGGAGATGTGGTCGGTGGTGACCGAGTCGCCCAGCTTGGCGAGCACACGGGCGCCGGAGATGTCGGCGACCGGGGTCGTCTCCATCGTCATGCCCTCGAAGTACGGGGGCTTGCGGACGTAGGTGGACTCGGTGTCCCACTCGAAGGTGTTGCCGGTGGGGATCGACAGCGCCTGCCACTGGGCGTCGCCCGCGAAGACGTCCTGGTAGGACTTGTTGAACATGTCCTCGCCGATGGCGTTGGCGACGACGTCGTTGACCTCGGCCTCGGTCGGCCAGATGTCCTCGAGGAAGACGGGCTTGCCGTCGGTGTCCGTGCCGAGGGCGTCCTTGGTGATGTCCACCTTCATCGAACCGGCGATGGCGTACGCGACGACCAGCGGCGGGGAGGCGAGGTAGTTCATCTTGACGTCGGGGTTGATCCGGCCCTCGAAGTTCCGGTTGCCGGAGAGGACCGAGGTGACCGCGAGGTCGTGGTCGTTGACGGCCTTGGAGACCTCCTCCGGCAGCGGGCCGGAGTTGCCGATGCAGGTGGTGCAGCCGTAACCGACCAGGTTGAAGCCGACCTTGTCGAGGTACGGGGTGAGCCCGGCCTTGTCGAAGTAGTCGGTGACGACCTTGGAGCCCGGGGCGAGGGTGGTCTTGACCCACGGCTTGCGGGTCAGGCCCCTCTCGACCGCCTTCTTGGCCACGAGCGCCGCGGCGACCATGACGTACGGGTTCGAGGTGTTGGTGCAGGAGGTGATCGCGGCGACGGTCACGGCGCCGTGGTCGATCTCGTAGGTCGAGCCGTCGGGGGCGGTGACGGTGACCGGGTTGGACGGCACGCTCGCGGTGACGGCCGGGGCGTCGGAGGCCGGGAAGGACTCCTTGCCCGCCTCGTCGACGGAGTCGACGTAGTTGCGGACGTCCTGCGCGAACTGCTGGGCGGCGTTCGCCAGGACGATGCGGTCCTGCGGGCGCTTCGGACCGGCGATGGAGGGGACGACCGTGGAGAGGTCGAGCTCCAGCTTCTCGGAGAAGTCGGGCTCGGCGGCCGGGTCGAGCCAGAGGCCCTGCTCCTTGGCGTACGCCTCGACGAGCGCGACCTGCTGCTCGCTGCGGCCGGTCAGCTTCAGGTAGTTCAGGGTCTCGCCGTCGATCGGGAAGATCGCGGCGGTGGAGCCGAACTCCGGCGACATGTTGCCGATGGTGGCGCGGTTGGCGAGGCTCGTGGCGGCGACGCCCTCGCCGTAGAACTCGACGAACTTGCCGACGACGCCGTGCTTGCGCAGCATCTCGGTGATCGTGAGGACCAGGTCGGTGGCGGTGGTGCCGGCCGGCAGCTCGCCGGTCAGCTTGAAGCCGACGACGCGCGGGATCAGCATGGAGACCGGCTGGCCGAGCATGGCGGCCTCGGCCTCGATGCCGCCGACGCCCCAGCCGAGCACACCGAGGCCGTTGACCATGGTGGTGTGCGAGTCGGTGCCGACGAGGGTGTCGGGGTACGCCTGGCCGTTCCGGACCATGACGGTGCGGGCCAGGTGCTCGATGTTCACCTGGTGGACGATGCCGGTGCCGGGCGGGACGACCTTGAAGTCGTCGAACGCGGTCTGGCCCCAGCGCAGGAACTGGTAGCGCTCCTTGTTGCGGCCGTACTCCAGCTCGACGTTCTGCGCGAAGGCGTCGTTGGTGCCGAACTTGTCCGCGATGACGGAGTGGTCGATGACCATCTCGGCCGGGGAGAGCGGGTTGATCTTCGCCGGGTCGCCGCCGAGCGCGGCGACGGCCTCGCGCATGGTGGCGAGGTCGACGACACAGGGGACACCGGTGAAGTCCTGCATGATCACGCGGGCGGGCGTGAACTGGATCTCCTGGCTGGGCTGGGCCTGGGAGTCCCAGCCGCCGAGCGCCCGGATGTGGTCGGCGGTGATGTTCGCGCCGTCCTCGGTGCGGAGCAGGTTCTCCAGGAGGACCTTGAGGCTGTAGGGAAGACGGGCTGCGCCCTCGACCTTGTCCAGCCTGAAGATCTCGTAGGACTCGTCGCCCACCTGCAGCGTGCTGCGGGCGTCGAAGCTGTTCGCCGACACGACAGTCTCCTTCATCAATGTGCGCGTACTACGTCCATGCTGCCGCCACGACTCTTCGCCGATCCGCTAAGGTAAGGCTTAGTTAGGTAACCCTTACCGACAGGCCGCCTGCGGTACGCCTTCGGTAGATATCTCGATGTCGAGATAACTCTAGTACATGACCGTGGACTGGTCATGCCCGGACACCCCTGCGCCGTGCCCGCGAGCCTGCGGGAACGGGCCTTTCGAGCGTCTCCCCGCGCGGAAAAGCGCATGCGGGAGAGGGTGCCCCGCCGATACCGTGCGCCCGGCCCGGCCGGCCGGCCGGGAATCCGACGCGCCGCGGGGGACGCGAACCGCGCCGCCCGCGCGCCGGCCCGCGCCCCGCGCGAGGAGACCCATGACCTCGATCGTCCGGCACATCACCTTCGACTGCGCACCGGCCCACGAGCCCTACGACCTGGCCGCCTTCTGGAGCCAGGTCGTCGGCCACCCCGTCGACCTCGGGGACGCGCCGGGCGACGACGAGGTCGCCCTCTCCGTGCCGGACGGCCTGCCGACCCTGCTGTTCGTCCGGGTGCCCGAAGCGAAGACCCTGAAGAACCGGATCCACCTCGACCTCCAGCCCGACACCACCCGCGACGAGGAGGTGGACCGCCTCGTCGCGCTCGGCGCCCGCCTCGTCGACGACCGCCGCAAACCGAACGGCCGGGGCTGGGCCGTGCTCGCGGACCCGGCGGGCAACGAGTTCTGCGTAGAAGTGGGCCGGGCGGAGCGTGCGGCCGTCGAGCGTGCCGAGCGGGAGGCGGGCGCGGGCGCGTCCTGAGCGGGCGGACCTCCGGACGTCCGGACATCCCGCTCCGGGGGTGCGCCCGGGGGCCGCGGCGGCCGGGCCGGGCGCGGGTCAGGCGCCCGGGGGCGGTGCCGGTCGCGCGGGAGCGGGGCCGGGTGGGGTGTCCGGGGACGGCACGGGGGTGCGTTCGGGGGTGCGGGACGCCGGGAGGCGGAGCGCGGGCAGCGCGCCGAGGGCGGCGAGGAACGCGAGCAGCAGGAGCGCGCGGCCCGTCCCGGCCGCGACCCCGGGGGACGCGGCCGTCACCGCCGTCGCCGCGGCGATCCCCGCCGTCGGCCCGATGTTCATGGCCGTCTGCTGGAGTCCGCCGGCCACGCCCGCGTGCTCCGGCGGCGCCTCGCGCACGGCGACCGCGGTGGCCGCGACCATCACCGTCCCGAACCCGGCGCCGAGCAGCACGAATCCGGTGCCGCCGAGCCACCACGGGGTGGCCGGGCCGAGCCCGGAGAGCAGTGCCACGCCCGCGGCGAGCGCCAGCGAGGCCGCGACGCCGGTGCGGCGCGCCCCCTGACGTCGCAGCAGGACGGGGGCGAGGGGCGCGGCGAGGATCATGGCGGCCGCTCCCGGCAGGGCCGTGAGGCTCCCGCTCAGCGGATCCTGGCCGAGCACGTCCTGGAGCACGTACATCGCGACGAACAGCGCGCCGAGCATCGACGCCGACGCGCACACCAGGACGGCGAGGGCCGCGGCGACGGGCCGGGAGCCGATGACGGCGGGCGGCACGAGCGGGTGGGACGCCCGGCGTTCCTGGCGGACGAAGGCGGCGCCGGCCAGCACGGTCAGCGCGGAGCCGGCGGCCGTCGCCCAGGTGACCCCGTCGCGGGGGACGGCGACCAGCGTGTGCACGCAGCAGACCAGCGCGACCGCGAGCAGCAGCGCCCCGCCCGGGTCGAGGCGGCCGGGCGCGGGGGCCCCGGCGGGCCGCGCGCCGGATTCGGGAGCGCCGGTCCGGGCGGGCAACCGGAAGCCGGAGCGCCGCCTCACGGGCGCGGGCCCGCTCCGCGCGCGCCGGGCCCGGAACACGGGCACCGCGGAACCCGGTCCGCCGTGTCCGGCGGCAGCCGTCCCGCCGGGCACGGCGGCGGGGCTCGGGCCCGCGGGCGCGGCCGGGGGACGGACGGCCAGGGCGAGGACGCCCAGCACGGTGGCGGGCACGACGTTCAGGACGAAGACCGCGCGCCAGCCGAAGTGGGTGGCCAGCACCCCGCCGGCGAGCGGGCCGGCGGCGGCCGCGAGGCCGATGGCGCTGGTGCGCAGCGCGATCGGCACGGCCAGCCGGTCGGGCGGGAAGGAGGCGCGCAGCATGCCCAGGGTGGCCGGCTGGAGCAGTGCCCCGAACACCCCCTGGACGACGCGCAGTCCGACGATCCAGCCGATGCCGGGCGCCACGGCGATGCCGGCCGACGCGGCGCCGAAGCCGAGGATGCCGACGGCGAAGAGCTTCTCGTGCCCGTGGCG
This window contains:
- the acnA gene encoding aconitate hydratase AcnA, whose translation is MSANSFDARSTLQVGDESYEIFRLDKVEGAARLPYSLKVLLENLLRTEDGANITADHIRALGGWDSQAQPSQEIQFTPARVIMQDFTGVPCVVDLATMREAVAALGGDPAKINPLSPAEMVIDHSVIADKFGTNDAFAQNVELEYGRNKERYQFLRWGQTAFDDFKVVPPGTGIVHQVNIEHLARTVMVRNGQAYPDTLVGTDSHTTMVNGLGVLGWGVGGIEAEAAMLGQPVSMLIPRVVGFKLTGELPAGTTATDLVLTITEMLRKHGVVGKFVEFYGEGVAATSLANRATIGNMSPEFGSTAAIFPIDGETLNYLKLTGRSEQQVALVEAYAKEQGLWLDPAAEPDFSEKLELDLSTVVPSIAGPKRPQDRIVLANAAQQFAQDVRNYVDSVDEAGKESFPASDAPAVTASVPSNPVTVTAPDGSTYEIDHGAVTVAAITSCTNTSNPYVMVAAALVAKKAVERGLTRKPWVKTTLAPGSKVVTDYFDKAGLTPYLDKVGFNLVGYGCTTCIGNSGPLPEEVSKAVNDHDLAVTSVLSGNRNFEGRINPDVKMNYLASPPLVVAYAIAGSMKVDITKDALGTDTDGKPVFLEDIWPTEAEVNDVVANAIGEDMFNKSYQDVFAGDAQWQALSIPTGNTFEWDTESTYVRKPPYFEGMTMETTPVADISGARVLAKLGDSVTTDHISPAGAIKADTPAGKYLTEHGVERRDFNSYGSRRGNHEVMIRGTFANIRLRNQIAPGTEGGFTRDFTQADGPVSFIYDASQNYQAAGTPLVILAGKEYGSGSSRDWAAKGTALLGVKAVVAESYERIHRSNLIGMGVLPLQFPEGASADSLGLTGEETFSISGVTELNDGTTPRTVKVTTDSGVEFDAVVRIDTPGEADYYRNGGIMQYVLRNLIRG
- a CDS encoding MFS transporter; its protein translation is MSGRLHRGVALTGSVAGAAVVALDGTVLTVVQPVLQRDLGAGFAQVQWASTGYLIAVASLLVLAGRLGDRHGHEKLFAVGILGFGAASAGIAVAPGIGWIVGLRVVQGVFGALLQPATLGMLRASFPPDRLAVPIALRTSAIGLAAAAGPLAGGVLATHFGWRAVFVLNVVPATVLGVLALAVRPPAAPAGPSPAAVPGGTAAAGHGGPGSAVPVFRARRARSGPAPVRRRSGFRLPARTGAPESGARPAGAPAPGRLDPGGALLLAVALVCCVHTLVAVPRDGVTWATAAGSALTVLAGAAFVRQERRASHPLVPPAVIGSRPVAAALAVLVCASASMLGALFVAMYVLQDVLGQDPLSGSLTALPGAAAMILAAPLAPVLLRRQGARRTGVAASLALAAGVALLSGLGPATPWWLGGTGFVLLGAGFGTVMVAATAVAVREAPPEHAGVAGGLQQTAMNIGPTAGIAAATAVTAASPGVAAGTGRALLLLAFLAALGALPALRLPASRTPERTPVPSPDTPPGPAPARPAPPPGA
- a CDS encoding VOC family protein, which translates into the protein MTSIVRHITFDCAPAHEPYDLAAFWSQVVGHPVDLGDAPGDDEVALSVPDGLPTLLFVRVPEAKTLKNRIHLDLQPDTTRDEEVDRLVALGARLVDDRRKPNGRGWAVLADPAGNEFCVEVGRAERAAVERAEREAGAGAS